One part of the Cyclobacteriaceae bacterium genome encodes these proteins:
- a CDS encoding VCBS repeat-containing protein — protein sequence MKTDLRLVGHIILPLSIGVWLFGCNPKAKTDERLFDFLPPERTGIKFRNDLVFDEAFNIFTYRNFYNGGGVGIGDFNKDGLPDIYFTCNQGQNKLYLNKGDFRFEDITEQAGVGGSRAWSTGVAVADINGDGLLDIYVCNSGDIKGDNKQNELFINNGDLTFSEQAERYGLADQGFSTHAVFFDYDNDGDLDLYLLNNSYQAIGSFNLMQNIRHVRDSVGGDKLFRNDGDRFTDVSEAAGIYGSIIGFGLGITVGDVNNDGWMDIFISNDFFERDYLYINNHDGTFKEVLESAMPSISAASMGADVADINNDGWLDIFVTDMLPEDDYRLKQITTFDNWDRFTYGHSNGYHYQLTRNMLHLNNGNQTFSDISRLAGVEATDWSWGALIFDVDNDGSKDIFVANGIHQDITDLDYLSFIADEKTIKRIVSKQGVDYKALIEPIPIHPVPNYLFQNKGNLQFVNKAGKWGLAEKTHSNGAAYADLNNDGALDLVINNVNNYAFIYENKQLQVSPSNNFIKFELTGIGKNTSAIGARVEVKAGDNLFIVEQMPNRGFQSSVDQKLIVGVGSHQLLDSVKVYWPSGRLTSLATVKSNQELKLNEKDGLEIRAKAMFNGPAVFSKLERKPFFEYTHRENPFVDFDRDRLTYHMLSTQGPALAVGDVNGDGREDVFLGGARGYAAALYMQQTSGEFQRATAPAFNDDAASEDVQAIFFDFDNDGDLDLFVASGGNEFTVGAPELVDRIYKNDGSGNFVRTPQRGLSTQARITGTAKAGDFDGDGYLDLFVGVRADPFAYGIPPSGFIYRNDGQGNYEDVTQAVAPMLSGLGHITDACWTDYDKDGDLDLLVVGEWMHPVLLENSKGYFRDRSTEVGFDKYSGWWNTVQEADLNSDGYTDFVLGNHGLNSRFKGSDHTPLYLFTNDFDGNGTLEHIYARDVGGKILPFTLKHEIVAQMPSLKKKYLKYESYNKHTVQDIFTPTQLKDAHVLTANFLSSSIMLNNGGKKFKIQALPIEAQITPVYSILADDFDKDGNTDLLLGGNLYEAKPEAGRYDASYGTFLKGSGDGNFVNIPSRLCGFSVTGAIRKMQRIQIAGKPYLLIARNNDSVVFFKLSP from the coding sequence ATGAAAACTGATTTGCGCTTAGTAGGCCATATAATTTTGCCTTTATCCATCGGGGTATGGCTTTTTGGTTGCAACCCAAAAGCAAAAACCGATGAACGGTTATTTGATTTTTTGCCCCCTGAGCGAACGGGTATTAAATTCAGGAATGACCTTGTGTTCGATGAAGCCTTCAATATTTTTACGTATCGTAATTTTTATAATGGTGGTGGTGTTGGTATTGGTGACTTTAATAAAGATGGGCTCCCTGATATTTATTTCACTTGTAATCAAGGTCAGAATAAATTATACCTGAATAAAGGTGATTTTCGTTTTGAAGATATAACAGAACAAGCGGGGGTTGGTGGTTCGAGGGCGTGGTCTACAGGAGTTGCGGTAGCTGACATAAATGGCGATGGCTTACTTGATATTTATGTTTGTAATTCAGGGGACATTAAAGGAGATAATAAGCAAAATGAGCTTTTTATCAACAACGGTGATCTTACATTCTCTGAACAAGCTGAGCGCTATGGTTTGGCTGATCAGGGCTTTTCAACACACGCTGTTTTTTTTGATTATGATAACGATGGAGACCTGGACCTCTATCTTTTAAACAATTCATACCAAGCCATTGGTAGTTTTAACCTGATGCAAAATATCAGGCATGTTCGTGATTCGGTTGGGGGAGACAAACTATTCCGGAATGATGGTGATCGATTTACTGATGTCAGTGAAGCTGCAGGTATTTATGGAAGCATAATTGGTTTCGGATTGGGCATAACCGTGGGTGATGTAAATAATGATGGGTGGATGGATATCTTCATAAGCAATGATTTTTTTGAGCGTGATTATTTGTATATCAATAACCATGATGGAACTTTTAAAGAAGTTCTTGAATCGGCCATGCCATCCATAAGTGCAGCGTCTATGGGAGCTGATGTAGCCGATATCAACAACGATGGTTGGCTTGACATCTTTGTAACCGATATGCTTCCAGAAGACGATTATCGACTCAAGCAAATCACTACTTTCGATAACTGGGATCGTTTTACGTATGGGCATTCAAACGGTTATCATTACCAGCTTACCCGAAATATGCTTCATTTGAACAATGGTAATCAAACTTTTAGCGATATAAGCCGATTAGCAGGTGTTGAAGCAACTGATTGGAGTTGGGGGGCTTTGATTTTTGATGTAGACAATGATGGATCTAAGGATATTTTTGTAGCGAATGGAATCCATCAGGATATTACAGACCTTGATTACCTGAGTTTTATCGCTGATGAAAAAACCATTAAAAGAATTGTAAGTAAGCAAGGGGTAGATTATAAGGCCTTAATTGAGCCTATTCCTATCCATCCGGTACCTAATTATTTATTTCAAAATAAAGGAAACCTTCAATTTGTTAATAAGGCGGGCAAATGGGGGCTTGCAGAAAAGACCCATAGTAATGGCGCTGCTTATGCAGACTTGAACAATGATGGTGCTTTAGACCTTGTAATTAATAACGTTAATAATTATGCTTTCATATATGAAAATAAGCAACTTCAGGTAAGCCCTTCCAACAATTTCATCAAGTTTGAATTAACGGGAATAGGAAAAAATACTTCTGCCATTGGTGCCCGCGTTGAAGTAAAGGCTGGTGATAACCTATTCATAGTGGAGCAAATGCCTAACCGTGGCTTTCAATCATCGGTTGATCAGAAACTTATTGTTGGGGTAGGGAGCCACCAGTTGCTTGATTCGGTTAAGGTATACTGGCCATCGGGAAGGCTAACTTCTCTGGCAACCGTCAAATCCAATCAGGAGCTTAAGCTCAATGAAAAGGATGGTTTGGAAATTCGGGCCAAGGCCATGTTCAATGGTCCCGCAGTATTTTCAAAACTTGAGCGTAAACCCTTTTTCGAGTACACCCATCGTGAAAACCCTTTTGTAGATTTTGATCGTGACCGGCTGACTTATCATATGCTATCAACCCAGGGCCCAGCCTTGGCAGTTGGCGATGTAAATGGTGACGGCCGGGAAGATGTTTTTTTGGGTGGCGCCCGAGGCTATGCCGCTGCCTTATATATGCAGCAAACAAGTGGAGAGTTTCAGCGAGCAACTGCACCTGCTTTTAATGACGATGCTGCTTCGGAAGATGTTCAGGCTATTTTCTTTGATTTTGACAATGATGGTGATTTGGATCTTTTTGTGGCCAGTGGCGGGAATGAATTTACCGTAGGTGCACCAGAATTGGTAGATCGGATTTACAAGAATGACGGTTCAGGTAATTTTGTGCGCACACCGCAACGCGGTTTATCTACTCAAGCACGAATTACCGGAACGGCAAAAGCAGGTGATTTTGATGGTGATGGATATCTTGACTTATTTGTTGGTGTTCGCGCTGATCCATTTGCATATGGAATCCCACCTTCTGGTTTTATTTATCGCAATGACGGACAGGGAAATTATGAGGACGTAACCCAAGCGGTTGCGCCCATGCTTTCGGGATTAGGGCATATAACGGATGCATGTTGGACAGACTATGATAAAGATGGTGATTTAGATCTGCTAGTGGTGGGGGAGTGGATGCACCCAGTATTGCTTGAAAATAGTAAAGGTTATTTCAGAGATCGAAGTACAGAAGTGGGTTTCGATAAGTATTCAGGCTGGTGGAATACTGTTCAAGAAGCGGACTTAAACTCAGATGGATACACAGATTTTGTTTTGGGCAATCATGGTTTAAATAGCAGGTTCAAAGGTTCTGATCATACACCTTTGTATCTGTTTACAAATGATTTTGATGGAAATGGAACCCTTGAGCACATCTATGCCCGCGATGTTGGAGGAAAAATATTACCCTTTACGCTAAAGCATGAAATTGTAGCACAGATGCCAAGCCTGAAAAAAAAGTACCTCAAGTACGAAAGTTATAATAAGCATACTGTTCAGGATATTTTTACACCCACCCAATTAAAGGATGCTCATGTTCTAACGGCTAACTTTTTAAGTTCGTCAATAATGCTTAACAACGGTGGTAAAAAATTTAAAATTCAAGCACTTCCTATAGAAGCGCAAATTACCCCGGTATACTCTATTCTTGCTGATGACTTTGATAAAGATGGTAATACCGATTTATTACTGGGGGGTAACTTGTATGAGGCGAAACCTGAAGCTGGCCGTTATGACGCAAGCTACGGAACCTTCCTGAAAGGCTCAGGTGATGGTAATTTTGTGAATATCCCCTCGCGATTATGTGGATTCTCCGTTACAGGAGCCATTCGCAAGATGCAACGTATACAAATAGCCGGAAAACCCTACTTACTAATTGCCCGAAATAATGATTCCGTTGTGTTCTTCAAACTGAGTCCATGA
- a CDS encoding VCBS repeat-containing protein codes for MRVFILSIFILTIGCQEKSKDTLFKFLSPIQTGVHFSNNLSNKKLDIIQYMYYYNGGGVAAGDFNNDGLIDLYFTANEELNRLYLNKGNLKFEDITHAAGVAGEGDWTTGVTLVDINNDGYLDIYVCQVGGYKGLQGHNLLYINNGDLTFTEQAVEYGLDFTGFSTQAVFFDYDNDGDMDMYLLNHSIHTIHSYGSSELRKELNATSGDKLFRNLAENGIKKFEDVTIESKIYSSHIGYGLGVSISDINQDGWLDIYVANDFHENDYLYLNNGNGTFTECLEKFIAHTSRYSMGCDIADINGDGLPDIVTLDMLPEDPQILMKSAAEDTQEVSDIKQGYGYGHQYVRNSLQVNRGDHFMEIAQYAGIHATDWSWGALMGDFTNDGKTELFISTGIYKRPNDLDYIQYTADLANLRYQNLDSDSLEREMIKRLPTLRIPNFIFKQSDDLKFENLAQQWGLNLPSYSNGITYADLDNDGDLELIINNVNQPAFIYENKTNEKFSNNFLKVELRSPKNYFGIGSRVNVYAKGKVFMREAILSRGFQSAVSPVIHFGLGDIDKIDSVEIYWRGNAVQVEKEITVNSTVTFHENADLSIRKSEKSSVNVQLREASVIIPFRHNENDYKDYLAEPLIPYLLSREGPAVAVADVNGDGFDDIFIGGSKHQAAALYIQKLNGSFSLINLDVFEKDKLHEDVDAVFADVNNDGFPDLYVVSGGNEYPEGHKLLADRLYINDGKGKFSKAADLLPSVYFNGSCVKPADFNNDGFIDFFIGARNTPFKYGVAPTSYILVNDGRGKFSVHTELETGLVTDAAWHDVNNDGILDIIVVGDWMPISVFINSINKFIAKEISGFTKTHGWWKSIKVADLNGDKRAEIIAGNVGDNLRLKPSSTQPITLLVNDFDSNGTVDPVLFYYLGKRNIPFHTKMQLGKQLPSLNKKFNNYLSFSTISGPADMFTDDKLQEAEVKYAYTFKTSVFSPAKDNSYERCKIDNLLQLSMVNDLFVEDFDRDGFEDVLLVGNSKSNTIGLGNQSAQAAVLLRGGADGFKAQFISFLSKDDYFYEFTKVRSITIGGKKHIVLVGPNQPVKVYSLEFNP; via the coding sequence ATGAGAGTATTCATTTTGAGTATTTTTATTTTAACTATAGGTTGCCAGGAGAAGTCGAAAGATACGTTATTTAAGTTCCTTTCACCTATTCAAACAGGAGTCCACTTTTCCAATAATCTTTCCAATAAAAAACTCGACATCATTCAGTACATGTATTACTACAATGGTGGTGGAGTGGCGGCCGGTGATTTTAATAACGATGGCCTGATAGATTTGTATTTTACGGCCAATGAAGAACTTAATAGGCTTTACCTGAACAAAGGAAATTTAAAATTCGAAGACATTACACATGCAGCCGGTGTTGCCGGGGAAGGTGATTGGACAACCGGGGTTACTTTAGTAGATATTAATAATGATGGATACCTTGATATTTATGTTTGCCAGGTAGGTGGTTATAAAGGGCTTCAAGGCCATAACCTATTGTATATTAACAACGGTGATTTAACGTTTACTGAGCAAGCAGTTGAATATGGCTTGGATTTTACAGGTTTCTCCACACAAGCTGTTTTTTTTGACTACGATAATGATGGGGACATGGATATGTACCTGCTTAACCATTCCATTCATACCATCCACAGTTATGGGTCATCTGAATTGCGTAAAGAATTAAATGCTACCTCCGGTGATAAACTCTTCCGAAACCTGGCTGAAAATGGAATAAAGAAGTTTGAAGATGTAACAATAGAATCCAAAATCTATTCATCCCATATTGGTTATGGATTAGGTGTTTCAATCTCCGACATCAATCAGGATGGTTGGCTGGATATTTATGTGGCCAACGACTTTCATGAAAATGATTACCTCTACCTAAATAATGGTAATGGCACCTTTACCGAATGCCTTGAAAAATTCATTGCTCATACCAGCAGGTATTCAATGGGTTGTGATATTGCCGATATTAATGGTGACGGGTTACCTGATATTGTTACGCTGGATATGCTGCCGGAGGATCCTCAAATACTGATGAAATCTGCTGCTGAAGATACGCAGGAGGTTTCGGATATAAAGCAAGGTTATGGTTATGGGCACCAGTATGTACGCAATAGTTTACAGGTTAACAGAGGTGATCATTTTATGGAGATTGCCCAATATGCAGGTATACACGCTACCGATTGGAGTTGGGGTGCATTGATGGGCGATTTTACAAATGACGGTAAAACCGAATTGTTTATATCAACCGGTATATATAAACGACCAAACGACCTGGATTACATTCAATATACGGCTGACCTTGCTAATCTGCGGTATCAGAATCTTGATAGTGACAGTTTAGAGCGTGAGATGATTAAGCGGCTTCCTACCTTACGCATTCCCAACTTTATCTTTAAGCAAAGTGATGATTTAAAATTTGAAAACCTGGCGCAACAATGGGGCTTGAATTTGCCATCATATTCAAATGGCATAACGTATGCCGATTTGGATAACGATGGAGATCTTGAGTTGATTATCAACAATGTGAATCAACCTGCCTTTATCTATGAGAATAAAACAAATGAAAAGTTTTCAAACAATTTTTTGAAAGTTGAATTACGTTCGCCAAAGAATTATTTCGGTATTGGTTCTCGTGTAAATGTTTATGCCAAGGGTAAAGTCTTTATGCGTGAAGCGATATTGTCACGGGGATTCCAATCAGCTGTTTCCCCGGTTATTCATTTTGGTTTAGGAGATATTGATAAAATTGATAGCGTTGAAATTTATTGGAGAGGTAATGCTGTTCAAGTTGAAAAAGAAATTACAGTAAACAGTACAGTAACGTTTCATGAAAACGCTGATTTGTCGATCAGAAAGTCTGAAAAAAGTAGTGTCAATGTCCAGCTTCGTGAAGCATCTGTTATAATACCTTTCAGGCATAACGAGAATGATTACAAAGATTATCTGGCTGAGCCCCTTATTCCGTATTTATTGTCACGCGAAGGACCTGCAGTTGCGGTAGCTGATGTGAACGGTGATGGTTTCGATGATATCTTTATTGGTGGGAGCAAACATCAGGCCGCAGCTCTTTATATTCAAAAGCTTAATGGTTCGTTCAGCTTGATAAACCTCGATGTCTTTGAAAAAGATAAACTTCATGAAGATGTGGATGCTGTTTTTGCAGATGTAAATAATGACGGTTTTCCTGACTTATATGTGGTGAGCGGAGGAAATGAATATCCTGAAGGGCATAAATTATTAGCCGATCGATTGTATATAAATGATGGTAAAGGAAAGTTTTCTAAAGCTGCTGATTTATTGCCTTCCGTTTATTTTAACGGTTCTTGTGTGAAACCTGCTGATTTTAATAATGATGGATTTATTGACTTCTTTATAGGAGCGCGTAATACTCCCTTTAAATATGGGGTTGCTCCAACAAGCTATATTTTGGTTAATGATGGCCGGGGAAAGTTCTCAGTACATACGGAACTTGAAACGGGTTTGGTTACCGATGCCGCCTGGCACGATGTAAACAATGATGGTATCTTGGATATTATTGTAGTGGGTGACTGGATGCCGATTTCTGTTTTCATTAATTCTATCAATAAATTTATTGCGAAAGAAATATCCGGGTTCACGAAAACTCATGGATGGTGGAAGTCAATAAAAGTGGCCGATTTGAATGGGGACAAACGTGCCGAAATAATTGCAGGAAATGTTGGTGATAACCTAAGGTTAAAACCATCTTCAACCCAGCCGATAACGTTGCTAGTGAATGATTTTGACAGCAACGGTACTGTCGACCCGGTATTGTTTTATTATCTGGGTAAGCGGAATATTCCCTTTCATACAAAAATGCAACTGGGCAAGCAGTTGCCCTCACTCAATAAAAAATTTAACAATTATTTGAGTTTCTCTACTATATCAGGCCCAGCCGACATGTTTACCGATGATAAATTGCAAGAGGCTGAAGTTAAATACGCTTATACGTTTAAGACATCAGTATTTTCTCCTGCCAAGGATAACAGTTACGAGCGTTGTAAAATCGATAATCTTCTCCAGTTAAGTATGGTTAATGATTTGTTCGTTGAAGATTTTGATAGGGATGGATTCGAGGATGTATTACTTGTTGGCAATTCGAAAAGCAATACCATTGGCTTGGGTAATCAATCCGCACAAGCGGCAGTTTTACTCCGCGGTGGAGCAGATGGATTTAAAGCCCAATTCATTAGCTTTCTATCCAAGGATGATTATTTTTATGAATTTACAAAGGTACGATCAATTACCATCGGAGGTAAGAAACATATTGTGCTTGTTGGGCCAAACCAACCGGTTAAAGTGTATTCACTTGAATTTAATCCCTGA
- a CDS encoding glycoside hydrolase family 65 protein has translation MRFLICKIVLCYSCFSIDAQSQNQSTWQVPATNINPSHYYGVTVANGMVGIVSSPNPLRVQDVVLNGVYDHYQRGRVSNILKSFNHVNMNLDVDGQRINAKSISNYQQTLDMKKAALITTFDVADKVSVKHTMMALRHLPYTALSIVSISAKKDVGITPMSVIEAPDHLANVRNYYSEIDRPHVKIPLLTSVAKSPSGKHTVAASNSFVFPEPHGNEPQLIHEDWDYNMHLAKFHKKIKAGETYTFSIVSSTVSTAHYKDPHNEAERLSVYAMLEGTDRLLMRHEAEWEKLWKSDIIIDGDEQAQRDVRFALYHLYSFAREGTAYSLSPMGLSGLGYNGHVFWDTELWMYPPLLVMQPEMARSLLEYRFERLEAARQNAFSHGYKGAMFPWESSADGTEDTPVWALTGPFQHHITGCIGWAFWKYYQVTKDRKFLAERAYPVLKEVADFWASRVERKGPGKYEINNVIGANEWEENIDNNAFTNGMAITVLKYATQAATLLGIKPDPDWMLVANNIPILKFADGTTRENATYNGVDIKQADVNLLAFPLDVITSRDQIEQDLRYYEPRMAKDGPAMGNSVLATLYARLGNMDKAHELFIKSYKPNEVPPFGVLAETAGGTNPYFATGAGGMLQAVIFGFGGLSITDQGIQQTKAKLPSKWRTLELKGVGVSRMNYSVK, from the coding sequence ATGCGGTTCCTAATTTGTAAGATCGTTTTGTGTTATTCCTGCTTCAGTATTGATGCTCAATCACAAAATCAAAGTACCTGGCAAGTTCCAGCAACCAACATCAATCCATCACATTACTATGGCGTAACCGTGGCCAATGGCATGGTGGGCATAGTTTCATCACCCAATCCATTGCGTGTGCAGGATGTAGTGTTAAATGGAGTTTACGACCATTATCAACGTGGGCGAGTATCAAACATTCTGAAGTCATTTAACCATGTTAATATGAATCTCGATGTGGATGGCCAGCGCATAAATGCCAAGTCCATTAGTAATTATCAGCAAACATTGGACATGAAAAAGGCTGCACTTATTACCACTTTCGATGTGGCTGATAAAGTAAGCGTAAAGCATACTATGATGGCGCTGAGACACTTGCCATACACAGCACTAAGCATCGTTTCTATCTCGGCAAAGAAGGATGTAGGCATTACACCGATGAGCGTAATTGAAGCACCCGATCATCTGGCTAACGTAAGGAATTACTACAGCGAAATCGATAGACCACATGTAAAAATCCCCTTGCTCACATCGGTGGCAAAAAGTCCGTCTGGAAAACATACCGTAGCCGCCAGCAACAGCTTTGTTTTTCCAGAACCTCATGGCAACGAACCTCAATTGATCCACGAGGATTGGGATTACAACATGCACTTAGCCAAATTTCATAAGAAAATAAAAGCGGGGGAGACGTATACCTTCAGCATTGTCTCATCAACTGTTTCCACCGCGCACTATAAGGATCCTCATAATGAAGCCGAGCGATTAAGCGTGTATGCCATGCTGGAGGGTACCGATCGCTTACTGATGCGCCATGAGGCTGAATGGGAAAAACTTTGGAAGAGTGATATTATTATTGATGGTGATGAGCAGGCACAACGCGATGTTCGCTTTGCTTTGTATCATTTGTACTCTTTTGCGCGCGAGGGCACAGCCTATAGTTTGTCGCCCATGGGGTTGAGTGGTTTGGGCTATAACGGTCACGTTTTTTGGGATACAGAATTATGGATGTACCCGCCTTTATTGGTCATGCAGCCAGAAATGGCCCGCTCGCTTTTAGAGTATCGTTTCGAGCGATTGGAGGCAGCCCGACAAAACGCATTTTCACACGGTTATAAGGGTGCCATGTTTCCTTGGGAATCATCTGCCGATGGAACAGAAGATACGCCTGTATGGGCGCTTACGGGTCCTTTTCAGCATCATATTACGGGCTGCATTGGTTGGGCTTTCTGGAAATACTACCAGGTAACAAAAGACCGAAAGTTTCTGGCCGAACGGGCCTACCCGGTGCTTAAAGAGGTGGCCGATTTTTGGGCCAGCAGGGTGGAACGCAAAGGTCCGGGGAAGTACGAAATCAATAACGTTATTGGGGCCAATGAATGGGAAGAGAATATTGATAATAATGCCTTTACCAATGGTATGGCTATTACTGTTTTGAAATATGCTACCCAGGCTGCAACCTTATTGGGTATTAAGCCTGATCCCGACTGGATGCTGGTGGCCAATAATATACCCATTCTTAAATTTGCTGATGGCACCACACGAGAGAACGCTACCTATAACGGTGTAGATATTAAACAAGCTGATGTTAACCTCCTTGCTTTTCCATTGGATGTAATCACTTCACGTGATCAAATTGAACAGGATTTGAGATATTATGAACCACGAATGGCTAAAGACGGACCGGCCATGGGCAATTCTGTTTTGGCTACCCTGTATGCCAGGTTAGGCAACATGGACAAGGCACATGAACTGTTTATTAAGTCGTACAAACCGAATGAAGTTCCCCCGTTTGGCGTCTTGGCTGAAACTGCCGGAGGAACCAATCCATATTTTGCAACAGGAGCAGGTGGTATGCTTCAGGCGGTTATTTTTGGTTTTGGCGGCCTGTCGATTACTGATCAGGGAATACAGCAAACCAAGGCTAAGCTGCCTTCCAAATGGCGCACGCTGGAGTTAAAAGGAGTTGGCGTAAGCCGCATGAACTACTCTGTGAAATAG
- a CDS encoding vanadium-dependent haloperoxidase — MRKLILVILTGGMLVCCSRKENVDFDPGAVDPNHLHRTMKKITDIIVHDIFSPPVASRIYAYSSIAAYEAAIPGNPQFISLAGQLNGLEALPQPDSAKKYCFELSSVHALSLVGKALIFSEADMETFHQQTLIAFKNSGMPDDMYKNSLAYGEAVAKHILDWSGKDNYKQTRTFEKYTVLLNDPSRWKPTPPAYMEGIEPSWTKIRPFVLDSSTQYIPAPPTQFSTDPKSKFYQEAMEVYDAVNSANSEYQEIANFWDCNPFKMNVRGHVMFATKKISPGGHWINITRISCTSTGKDFFETAEAYATVSLALADGFISCWDEKYRSKLVRPETYINQFIDENWLPLLQTPPFPEHTSGHSVISSAASVVLTKLIGENFNFIDSTELEFGLPPRSFTSFKHASDEASVSRLYGGIHYRPAIDEGIKQGTKVGQWVIANIRTRKENGLVFE; from the coding sequence ATGAGGAAGTTGATTTTAGTGATACTCACTGGCGGTATGCTGGTGTGCTGTAGCAGAAAGGAAAATGTAGATTTTGATCCGGGTGCTGTTGATCCCAATCATTTGCACCGTACCATGAAAAAGATTACCGATATCATTGTTCATGATATCTTCTCACCCCCAGTTGCCAGTCGGATTTACGCCTACAGCAGTATTGCTGCCTATGAAGCTGCAATACCGGGTAATCCTCAATTCATAAGTCTGGCGGGTCAGTTAAACGGGCTCGAGGCTCTTCCACAACCTGATTCTGCCAAAAAATATTGTTTTGAGTTATCCTCCGTTCATGCGTTGTCGCTTGTCGGAAAGGCTTTGATATTTTCTGAGGCAGACATGGAGACTTTTCATCAGCAAACACTTATAGCGTTTAAGAATTCAGGCATGCCGGATGATATGTACAAGAATTCATTGGCTTATGGTGAAGCTGTGGCAAAGCATATTTTGGATTGGTCTGGTAAAGACAATTATAAGCAGACGCGAACCTTTGAAAAATATACGGTATTGTTAAATGACCCTTCCAGGTGGAAGCCCACACCACCTGCTTACATGGAGGGTATTGAACCAAGCTGGACGAAAATCCGACCCTTTGTTCTGGATTCATCTACTCAGTATATACCGGCTCCTCCCACGCAATTCAGTACCGATCCGAAAAGTAAATTTTATCAGGAAGCAATGGAAGTTTACGATGCGGTAAATAGTGCTAACAGTGAGTACCAGGAAATTGCTAATTTTTGGGATTGCAATCCCTTTAAAATGAATGTGCGCGGGCATGTTATGTTTGCCACTAAAAAAATTTCACCAGGCGGCCATTGGATTAACATTACACGCATTAGTTGTACCAGTACCGGTAAAGATTTTTTCGAAACGGCTGAGGCCTATGCCACCGTATCGCTCGCTCTTGCTGATGGATTTATTTCGTGTTGGGATGAAAAGTACCGGAGCAAATTGGTTAGGCCAGAGACTTACATAAACCAATTTATTGACGAGAACTGGCTACCCCTGTTACAAACACCTCCCTTTCCTGAACATACCAGTGGCCATAGCGTAATATCAAGCGCTGCCTCCGTGGTACTCACAAAACTAATCGGTGAGAATTTTAATTTTATAGACTCAACCGAATTGGAATTTGGACTGCCTCCCAGAAGTTTCACTTCTTTCAAGCATGCTTCGGATGAGGCCTCAGTGAGCCGTTTATATGGAGGCATTCACTACCGCCCAGCTATTGATGAGGGGATTAAGCAGGGAACAAAAGTAGGGCAGTGGGTCATAGCGAATATCCGCACCCGGAAGGAAAATGGGCTTGTGTTTGAATAG